The Cloeon dipterum chromosome X, ieCloDipt1.1, whole genome shotgun sequence genome includes a window with the following:
- the fmt gene encoding serine/threonine-protein phosphatase 6 regulatory subunit 3 isoform X4 encodes MFWKYNAGACSHLETLLSKEDVTLEEVLDEEDIVQECRVQNKKLIDFLMRPDILERLVSLTTEEPSIEIEEKHRFRHPNIACELLTCDVPQLNERLAGNEALLIKLYSFLQNPNPLNPLLASFFSKTLTGLVTRRAEQVLEFLKNQEDAVGLLLKHLGTSAIMDLLQRLITGVEGNDMRKNALSWLDGQNVIQRIIQLMGPETEPERHCNASQLLLDVIRISRDNFGTCPVESGGPDPILERLESPETASTVLDLMLSGGDQRSESAIVGGVAVLLTLLETSRIPSEDNPEKNESFCQSNICKAIVPRLKDLQDVLLNPPKKAAIKTTAEHLDPPFGNTRLQICRLITALAATREAQVLSTLAELGTFGVLLDLFFKYKWNNFLHSQVEFCITMLLQVLPSPEDALLNQTVVIKSSGSSPSTPPAELADAGDVPKKEVEENAEAPQVEEGQSGVPVPAVDLNPLVINLFGESRLLERIIEAYKEDDDGSLSKVRSGYFGHLLHICNCVAQNVTDEMLERLVPSEETRRQWNELLDGQISTVNKIQSEFLGGQHPSKMIESEENDYPMIPFTQEETVLQNFTELLSCYKSSPFSDGSSYDDNQFFDGDDVLQQCSLGEMRVREDLFSNMCKEKSGIEEDDFEHELNFNSPTSANPPVLRALDSDDSDEGEPPHTFPAAPPASMEVDTVDPWADAAEASDAAAVTEEDPWGASDAPAEKESSDQDGWANFCAFSSATEAAVEVKDVENNQGREAAESASEDTNANPPFDVSDENSELVDNYRPSPRFLSQGLMSADGAVAESPATPSDTSAEPQQVDQPQSQSQEIPVSDSCTKTSSSAEGEGSI; translated from the exons ATGTTCTGGAAGTACAATGCTGGTGCCTGTTCTCACCTAGAGACACTACTTAGCAAAGAG GACGTTACCCTGGAAGAGGTCTTGGACGAGGAGGACATAGTACAAGAATGTAGAGTTCAAAACAAGAAGCTCATTGactt ttTAATGCGGCCTGACATTTTGGAGCGACTCGTAAGTCTGACCACAGAAGAGCCTTCAATAGAAATCGAGGAGAAACACCGATTTCGACACCCGAACATTGCTTGCGAATTGTTAACTTGTGATGTGCCCCAGCTGAACGAGCGCTTGGCCGGCAACGAGGCGCTGCTGATCAAGCTCTACTCGTTCCTCCAAAACCCCAACCCCCTCAATCCGCTGCTGGCCAGCTTCTTCAGCAAGACGCTGACTGGCCTGGTCACCAGGAGAGCCGAGCAG GTTTTAGAATTCTTGAAGAATCAGGAAGACGCCGTTGGCTTGTTGCTGAAACACCTGGGCACCTCGGCAATCATGGATCTGCTCCAACGGCTTATTACCGGCGTCGAGGGCAACGACATGAGGAAAAACGCTCTCTCT tgGTTGGACGGGCAAAACGTGATCCAGCGCATCATCCAGCTGATGGGACCTGAAACCGAGCCCGAAAGACACTGCAACGCGTCGCAGCTGCTGCTTGATGTGATTAGAATATCGAGAGACAACTTCGGAACGTGTCCCGTCGAGAGCGGCGGACCCGATCCGATCCTAGAGAGACTAGAGTC GCCGGAAACTGCGTCGACCGTTTTGGACTTGATGCTCTCTGGCGGGGACCAACGTAGTGAGAGCGCGATTGTCGGCGGAGTCGCCGTCCTCCTCACCCTTCTCGAAACCAGTCGCATCCCTTC GGAGGACAATCCAGAAAAGAATGAGAGTTTCTGCCAGAGCAACATTTGCAAAGCCATCGTTCCTCGACTCAAAGACCTTCAAGACGTGTTATTAAACCCTCCAAAGAAAGCTGCGATCAAAACGACGGCCGAACACCTCGATCCTCCCTTCGGAAACACTCGCCTGCAAATTTGCCGCCTTATAACAGCACTTGCCGCCACTCGGGAGGCTCAGGTTTTATCCACCCTAGCAGAATTAGGCACCTTCGGCGTTTTACTG gatttGTTTTTTAAGTACAAGTGGAACAACTTCCTCCACTCTCAGGTCGAGTTTTGCATAACAATGCTGCTGCAAGTGCTGCCTTCTCCGGAAGACGCTCTTTTGAATCAAACGGTGGTGATCAAAAGCTCTGGATCGAGTCCCTCGACTCCGCCTGCAGAGCTTGCAGACGCGGGAGACGTTCCAAAGAAGGAGGTGGAGGAGAATGCGGAGGCGCCGCAGGTGGAGGAGGGGCAAAGCGGTGTTCCGGTTCCAGCTGTCGATTTAAATCCGCTTGTGATCAat TTGTTTGGTGAAAGTCGTCTGTTGGAGAGGATCATTGAGGCCTACAAAGAGGACGATGA CGGGTCATTATCTAAAGTTCGAAGCGGCTACTTCGGCCACTTGCTGCACATCTGCAACTGCGTAGCGCAGAACGTGACTGACGAGATGCTGGAGAGGCTGGTGCCGAGCGAGGAAACGCGGCGCCAATGGAACGAGCTGCTCGACGGGCAGATTTCCACGGTTAACAAGATACAATCAGAGTTCCTG GGAGGGCAGCACCCATCCAAAATGATTGAGTCTGAAGAAAATGATTACCCTATGATTCCATTTACGCAAGAAGAGACGGTTTTACAGAATTTCACAGAGTTGCTCAGTTGTTACAAGTCGTCGCCCTTTTCCGACGGCTCCTCCTACGACGACAACCAGTTCTTTGACGGAGACGATGTGTTGCA acaATGCAGTCTGGGTGAAATGAGAGTGAGAGAGGATCTGTTCTCAAACATGTGCAAAGAGAAGTCTGGTATTGAAGAGGACGATTTCGAGCACGAGCTCAACTTCAACTCGCCGACCTCGGCGAATCCGCCCGTTCTGAGAGCCCTGGACAGTGACGACAGCGACGAAGGCGAGCCCCCGCACACCTTTCCCGCCGCCCCACCGGCCAGCATGGAGGTGGACACTGTTGAcc cctGGGCTGATGCGGCCGAGGCGTCggacgccgccgccgtgaCCGAGGAGGACCCGTGGGGCGCGAGTGACGCTCCTGCAGAGAAGGAGAGCAGCGACCAAGACGGTTGGGCCAATTTCTGTGCCTTTTCATCCGCGACCGAAGCAGCCGTTGAAG TAAAAGACGTAGAAAATAATCAAGGTAGAGAGGCAGCTGAAAGCGCATCGGAAGATACAAATGCTAATCCCCCGTTTGACGTTTCCGATGAAAATTCTGAGCTTGTAGACAACTATAG ACCTTCGCCCAGGTTTCTTTCGCAAGGACTGATGTCTGCTGACGGTGCGGTGGCAGAATCGCCTGCAACTCCAAGTGATACCTCAGCTGAGCCGCAACAAGTGGACCAGCCGCAATCGCAAAGTCAAGAAATCCCTGTTTCAGA cagttGCACAAAAACGTCGTCCTCGGCCGAAGGTGAAGGAAGCATTTAG
- the fmt gene encoding serine/threonine-protein phosphatase 6 regulatory subunit 3 isoform X1: MFWKYNAGACSHLETLLSKEDVTLEEVLDEEDIVQECRVQNKKLIDFLMRPDILERLVSLTTEEPSIEIEEKHRFRHPNIACELLTCDVPQLNERLAGNEALLIKLYSFLQNPNPLNPLLASFFSKTLTGLVTRRAEQNWYSYQFTCLQVLEFLKNQEDAVGLLLKHLGTSAIMDLLQRLITGVEGNDMRKNALSWLDGQNVIQRIIQLMGPETEPERHCNASQLLLDVIRISRDNFGTCPVESGGPDPILERLESPETASTVLDLMLSGGDQRSESAIVGGVAVLLTLLETSRIPSEDNPEKNESFCQSNICKAIVPRLKDLQDVLLNPPKKAAIKTTAEHLDPPFGNTRLQICRLITALAATREAQVLSTLAELGTFGVLLDLFFKYKWNNFLHSQVEFCITMLLQVLPSPEDALLNQTVVIKSSGSSPSTPPAELADAGDVPKKEVEENAEAPQVEEGQSGVPVPAVDLNPLVINLFGESRLLERIIEAYKEDDDGSLSKVRSGYFGHLLHICNCVAQNVTDEMLERLVPSEETRRQWNELLDGQISTVNKIQSEFLGGQHPSKMIESEENDYPMIPFTQEETVLQNFTELLSCYKSSPFSDGSSYDDNQFFDGDDVLQQCSLGEMRVREDLFSNMCKEKSGIEEDDFEHELNFNSPTSANPPVLRALDSDDSDEGEPPHTFPAAPPASMEVDTVDPWADAAEASDAAAVTEEDPWGASDAPAEKESSDQDGWANFCAFSSATEAAVEVKDVENNQGREAAESASEDTNANPPFDVSDENSELVDNYRPSPRFLSQGLMSADGAVAESPATPSDTSAEPQQVDQPQSQSQEIPVSDSCTKTSSSAEGEGSI, translated from the exons ATGTTCTGGAAGTACAATGCTGGTGCCTGTTCTCACCTAGAGACACTACTTAGCAAAGAG GACGTTACCCTGGAAGAGGTCTTGGACGAGGAGGACATAGTACAAGAATGTAGAGTTCAAAACAAGAAGCTCATTGactt ttTAATGCGGCCTGACATTTTGGAGCGACTCGTAAGTCTGACCACAGAAGAGCCTTCAATAGAAATCGAGGAGAAACACCGATTTCGACACCCGAACATTGCTTGCGAATTGTTAACTTGTGATGTGCCCCAGCTGAACGAGCGCTTGGCCGGCAACGAGGCGCTGCTGATCAAGCTCTACTCGTTCCTCCAAAACCCCAACCCCCTCAATCCGCTGCTGGCCAGCTTCTTCAGCAAGACGCTGACTGGCCTGGTCACCAGGAGAGCCGAGCAG AACTGGTACTCCTATCAGTTCACCTGCTTGCAGGTTTTAGAATTCTTGAAGAATCAGGAAGACGCCGTTGGCTTGTTGCTGAAACACCTGGGCACCTCGGCAATCATGGATCTGCTCCAACGGCTTATTACCGGCGTCGAGGGCAACGACATGAGGAAAAACGCTCTCTCT tgGTTGGACGGGCAAAACGTGATCCAGCGCATCATCCAGCTGATGGGACCTGAAACCGAGCCCGAAAGACACTGCAACGCGTCGCAGCTGCTGCTTGATGTGATTAGAATATCGAGAGACAACTTCGGAACGTGTCCCGTCGAGAGCGGCGGACCCGATCCGATCCTAGAGAGACTAGAGTC GCCGGAAACTGCGTCGACCGTTTTGGACTTGATGCTCTCTGGCGGGGACCAACGTAGTGAGAGCGCGATTGTCGGCGGAGTCGCCGTCCTCCTCACCCTTCTCGAAACCAGTCGCATCCCTTC GGAGGACAATCCAGAAAAGAATGAGAGTTTCTGCCAGAGCAACATTTGCAAAGCCATCGTTCCTCGACTCAAAGACCTTCAAGACGTGTTATTAAACCCTCCAAAGAAAGCTGCGATCAAAACGACGGCCGAACACCTCGATCCTCCCTTCGGAAACACTCGCCTGCAAATTTGCCGCCTTATAACAGCACTTGCCGCCACTCGGGAGGCTCAGGTTTTATCCACCCTAGCAGAATTAGGCACCTTCGGCGTTTTACTG gatttGTTTTTTAAGTACAAGTGGAACAACTTCCTCCACTCTCAGGTCGAGTTTTGCATAACAATGCTGCTGCAAGTGCTGCCTTCTCCGGAAGACGCTCTTTTGAATCAAACGGTGGTGATCAAAAGCTCTGGATCGAGTCCCTCGACTCCGCCTGCAGAGCTTGCAGACGCGGGAGACGTTCCAAAGAAGGAGGTGGAGGAGAATGCGGAGGCGCCGCAGGTGGAGGAGGGGCAAAGCGGTGTTCCGGTTCCAGCTGTCGATTTAAATCCGCTTGTGATCAat TTGTTTGGTGAAAGTCGTCTGTTGGAGAGGATCATTGAGGCCTACAAAGAGGACGATGA CGGGTCATTATCTAAAGTTCGAAGCGGCTACTTCGGCCACTTGCTGCACATCTGCAACTGCGTAGCGCAGAACGTGACTGACGAGATGCTGGAGAGGCTGGTGCCGAGCGAGGAAACGCGGCGCCAATGGAACGAGCTGCTCGACGGGCAGATTTCCACGGTTAACAAGATACAATCAGAGTTCCTG GGAGGGCAGCACCCATCCAAAATGATTGAGTCTGAAGAAAATGATTACCCTATGATTCCATTTACGCAAGAAGAGACGGTTTTACAGAATTTCACAGAGTTGCTCAGTTGTTACAAGTCGTCGCCCTTTTCCGACGGCTCCTCCTACGACGACAACCAGTTCTTTGACGGAGACGATGTGTTGCA acaATGCAGTCTGGGTGAAATGAGAGTGAGAGAGGATCTGTTCTCAAACATGTGCAAAGAGAAGTCTGGTATTGAAGAGGACGATTTCGAGCACGAGCTCAACTTCAACTCGCCGACCTCGGCGAATCCGCCCGTTCTGAGAGCCCTGGACAGTGACGACAGCGACGAAGGCGAGCCCCCGCACACCTTTCCCGCCGCCCCACCGGCCAGCATGGAGGTGGACACTGTTGAcc cctGGGCTGATGCGGCCGAGGCGTCggacgccgccgccgtgaCCGAGGAGGACCCGTGGGGCGCGAGTGACGCTCCTGCAGAGAAGGAGAGCAGCGACCAAGACGGTTGGGCCAATTTCTGTGCCTTTTCATCCGCGACCGAAGCAGCCGTTGAAG TAAAAGACGTAGAAAATAATCAAGGTAGAGAGGCAGCTGAAAGCGCATCGGAAGATACAAATGCTAATCCCCCGTTTGACGTTTCCGATGAAAATTCTGAGCTTGTAGACAACTATAG ACCTTCGCCCAGGTTTCTTTCGCAAGGACTGATGTCTGCTGACGGTGCGGTGGCAGAATCGCCTGCAACTCCAAGTGATACCTCAGCTGAGCCGCAACAAGTGGACCAGCCGCAATCGCAAAGTCAAGAAATCCCTGTTTCAGA cagttGCACAAAAACGTCGTCCTCGGCCGAAGGTGAAGGAAGCATTTAG
- the fmt gene encoding serine/threonine-protein phosphatase 6 regulatory subunit 3 isoform X3, which produces MFWKYNAGACSHLETLLSKEDVTLEEVLDEEDIVQECRVQNKKLIDFLMRPDILERLVSLTTEEPSIEIEEKHRFRHPNIACELLTCDVPQLNERLAGNEALLIKLYSFLQNPNPLNPLLASFFSKTLTGLVTRRAEQNWYSYQFTCLQVLEFLKNQEDAVGLLLKHLGTSAIMDLLQRLITGVEGNDMRKNALSWLDGQNVIQRIIQLMGPETEPERHCNASQLLLDVIRISRDNFGTCPVESGGPDPILERLESPETASTVLDLMLSGGDQRSESAIVGGVAVLLTLLETSRIPSEDNPEKNESFCQSNICKAIVPRLKDLQDVLLNPPKKAAIKTTAEHLDPPFGNTRLQICRLITALAATREAQVLSTLAELGTFGVLLDLFFKYKWNNFLHSQVEFCITMLLQVLPSPEDALLNQTVVIKSSGSSPSTPPAELADAGDVPKKEVEENAEAPQVEEGQSGVPVPAVDLNPLVINLFGESRLLERIIEAYKEDDDGSLSKVRSGYFGHLLHICNCVAQNVTDEMLERLVPSEETRRQWNELLDGQISTVNKIQSEFLGGQHPSKMIESEENDYPMIPFTQEETVLQNFTELLSCYKSSPFSDGSSYDDNQFFDGDDVLQQCSLGEMRVREDLFSNMCKEKSGIEEDDFEHELNFNSPTSANPPVLRALDSDDSDEGEPPHTFPAAPPASMEVDTVDPWADAAEASDAAAVTEEDPWGASDAPAEKESSDQDGWANFCAFSSATEAAVEVKDVENNQGREAAESASEDTNANPPFDVSDENSELVDNYRFLSQGLMSADGAVAESPATPSDTSAEPQQVDQPQSQSQEIPVSDSCTKTSSSAEGEGSI; this is translated from the exons ATGTTCTGGAAGTACAATGCTGGTGCCTGTTCTCACCTAGAGACACTACTTAGCAAAGAG GACGTTACCCTGGAAGAGGTCTTGGACGAGGAGGACATAGTACAAGAATGTAGAGTTCAAAACAAGAAGCTCATTGactt ttTAATGCGGCCTGACATTTTGGAGCGACTCGTAAGTCTGACCACAGAAGAGCCTTCAATAGAAATCGAGGAGAAACACCGATTTCGACACCCGAACATTGCTTGCGAATTGTTAACTTGTGATGTGCCCCAGCTGAACGAGCGCTTGGCCGGCAACGAGGCGCTGCTGATCAAGCTCTACTCGTTCCTCCAAAACCCCAACCCCCTCAATCCGCTGCTGGCCAGCTTCTTCAGCAAGACGCTGACTGGCCTGGTCACCAGGAGAGCCGAGCAG AACTGGTACTCCTATCAGTTCACCTGCTTGCAGGTTTTAGAATTCTTGAAGAATCAGGAAGACGCCGTTGGCTTGTTGCTGAAACACCTGGGCACCTCGGCAATCATGGATCTGCTCCAACGGCTTATTACCGGCGTCGAGGGCAACGACATGAGGAAAAACGCTCTCTCT tgGTTGGACGGGCAAAACGTGATCCAGCGCATCATCCAGCTGATGGGACCTGAAACCGAGCCCGAAAGACACTGCAACGCGTCGCAGCTGCTGCTTGATGTGATTAGAATATCGAGAGACAACTTCGGAACGTGTCCCGTCGAGAGCGGCGGACCCGATCCGATCCTAGAGAGACTAGAGTC GCCGGAAACTGCGTCGACCGTTTTGGACTTGATGCTCTCTGGCGGGGACCAACGTAGTGAGAGCGCGATTGTCGGCGGAGTCGCCGTCCTCCTCACCCTTCTCGAAACCAGTCGCATCCCTTC GGAGGACAATCCAGAAAAGAATGAGAGTTTCTGCCAGAGCAACATTTGCAAAGCCATCGTTCCTCGACTCAAAGACCTTCAAGACGTGTTATTAAACCCTCCAAAGAAAGCTGCGATCAAAACGACGGCCGAACACCTCGATCCTCCCTTCGGAAACACTCGCCTGCAAATTTGCCGCCTTATAACAGCACTTGCCGCCACTCGGGAGGCTCAGGTTTTATCCACCCTAGCAGAATTAGGCACCTTCGGCGTTTTACTG gatttGTTTTTTAAGTACAAGTGGAACAACTTCCTCCACTCTCAGGTCGAGTTTTGCATAACAATGCTGCTGCAAGTGCTGCCTTCTCCGGAAGACGCTCTTTTGAATCAAACGGTGGTGATCAAAAGCTCTGGATCGAGTCCCTCGACTCCGCCTGCAGAGCTTGCAGACGCGGGAGACGTTCCAAAGAAGGAGGTGGAGGAGAATGCGGAGGCGCCGCAGGTGGAGGAGGGGCAAAGCGGTGTTCCGGTTCCAGCTGTCGATTTAAATCCGCTTGTGATCAat TTGTTTGGTGAAAGTCGTCTGTTGGAGAGGATCATTGAGGCCTACAAAGAGGACGATGA CGGGTCATTATCTAAAGTTCGAAGCGGCTACTTCGGCCACTTGCTGCACATCTGCAACTGCGTAGCGCAGAACGTGACTGACGAGATGCTGGAGAGGCTGGTGCCGAGCGAGGAAACGCGGCGCCAATGGAACGAGCTGCTCGACGGGCAGATTTCCACGGTTAACAAGATACAATCAGAGTTCCTG GGAGGGCAGCACCCATCCAAAATGATTGAGTCTGAAGAAAATGATTACCCTATGATTCCATTTACGCAAGAAGAGACGGTTTTACAGAATTTCACAGAGTTGCTCAGTTGTTACAAGTCGTCGCCCTTTTCCGACGGCTCCTCCTACGACGACAACCAGTTCTTTGACGGAGACGATGTGTTGCA acaATGCAGTCTGGGTGAAATGAGAGTGAGAGAGGATCTGTTCTCAAACATGTGCAAAGAGAAGTCTGGTATTGAAGAGGACGATTTCGAGCACGAGCTCAACTTCAACTCGCCGACCTCGGCGAATCCGCCCGTTCTGAGAGCCCTGGACAGTGACGACAGCGACGAAGGCGAGCCCCCGCACACCTTTCCCGCCGCCCCACCGGCCAGCATGGAGGTGGACACTGTTGAcc cctGGGCTGATGCGGCCGAGGCGTCggacgccgccgccgtgaCCGAGGAGGACCCGTGGGGCGCGAGTGACGCTCCTGCAGAGAAGGAGAGCAGCGACCAAGACGGTTGGGCCAATTTCTGTGCCTTTTCATCCGCGACCGAAGCAGCCGTTGAAG TAAAAGACGTAGAAAATAATCAAGGTAGAGAGGCAGCTGAAAGCGCATCGGAAGATACAAATGCTAATCCCCCGTTTGACGTTTCCGATGAAAATTCTGAGCTTGTAGACAACTATAG GTTTCTTTCGCAAGGACTGATGTCTGCTGACGGTGCGGTGGCAGAATCGCCTGCAACTCCAAGTGATACCTCAGCTGAGCCGCAACAAGTGGACCAGCCGCAATCGCAAAGTCAAGAAATCCCTGTTTCAGA cagttGCACAAAAACGTCGTCCTCGGCCGAAGGTGAAGGAAGCATTTAG
- the fmt gene encoding serine/threonine-protein phosphatase 6 regulatory subunit 3 isoform X2, whose protein sequence is MFWKYNAGACSHLETLLSKEDVTLEEVLDEEDIVQECRVQNKKLIDFLMRPDILERLVSLTTEEPSIEIEEKHRFRHPNIACELLTCDVPQLNERLAGNEALLIKLYSFLQNPNPLNPLLASFFSKTLTGLVTRRAEQNWYSYQFTCLQVLEFLKNQEDAVGLLLKHLGTSAIMDLLQRLITGVEGNDMRKNALSWLDGQNVIQRIIQLMGPETEPERHCNASQLLLDVIRISRDNFGTCPVESGGPDPILERLESPETASTVLDLMLSGGDQRSESAIVGGVAVLLTLLETSRIPSEDNPEKNESFCQSNICKAIVPRLKDLQDVLLNPPKKAAIKTTAEHLDPPFGNTRLQICRLITALAATREAQVLSTLAELGTFGVLLDLFFKYKWNNFLHSQVEFCITMLLQVLPSPEDALLNQTVVIKSSGSSPSTPPAELADAGDVPKKEVEENAEAPQVEEGQSGVPVPAVDLNPLVINLFGESRLLERIIEAYKEDDDGSLSKVRSGYFGHLLHICNCVAQNVTDEMLERLVPSEETRRQWNELLDGQISTVNKIQSEFLGGQHPSKMIESEENDYPMIPFTQEETVLQNFTELLSCYKSSPFSDGSSYDDNQFFDGDDVLQQCSLGEMRVREDLFSNMCKEKSGIEEDDFEHELNFNSPTSANPPVLRALDSDDSDEGEPPHTFPAAPPASMEVDTVDPWADAAEASDAAAVTEEDPWGASDAPAEKESSDQDGWANFCAFSSATEAAVEVKDVENNQGREAAESASEDTNANPPFDVSDENSELVDNYRPSPRFLSQGLMSADGAVAESPATPSDTSAEPQQVDQPQSQSQEIPVSDCTKTSSSAEGEGSI, encoded by the exons ATGTTCTGGAAGTACAATGCTGGTGCCTGTTCTCACCTAGAGACACTACTTAGCAAAGAG GACGTTACCCTGGAAGAGGTCTTGGACGAGGAGGACATAGTACAAGAATGTAGAGTTCAAAACAAGAAGCTCATTGactt ttTAATGCGGCCTGACATTTTGGAGCGACTCGTAAGTCTGACCACAGAAGAGCCTTCAATAGAAATCGAGGAGAAACACCGATTTCGACACCCGAACATTGCTTGCGAATTGTTAACTTGTGATGTGCCCCAGCTGAACGAGCGCTTGGCCGGCAACGAGGCGCTGCTGATCAAGCTCTACTCGTTCCTCCAAAACCCCAACCCCCTCAATCCGCTGCTGGCCAGCTTCTTCAGCAAGACGCTGACTGGCCTGGTCACCAGGAGAGCCGAGCAG AACTGGTACTCCTATCAGTTCACCTGCTTGCAGGTTTTAGAATTCTTGAAGAATCAGGAAGACGCCGTTGGCTTGTTGCTGAAACACCTGGGCACCTCGGCAATCATGGATCTGCTCCAACGGCTTATTACCGGCGTCGAGGGCAACGACATGAGGAAAAACGCTCTCTCT tgGTTGGACGGGCAAAACGTGATCCAGCGCATCATCCAGCTGATGGGACCTGAAACCGAGCCCGAAAGACACTGCAACGCGTCGCAGCTGCTGCTTGATGTGATTAGAATATCGAGAGACAACTTCGGAACGTGTCCCGTCGAGAGCGGCGGACCCGATCCGATCCTAGAGAGACTAGAGTC GCCGGAAACTGCGTCGACCGTTTTGGACTTGATGCTCTCTGGCGGGGACCAACGTAGTGAGAGCGCGATTGTCGGCGGAGTCGCCGTCCTCCTCACCCTTCTCGAAACCAGTCGCATCCCTTC GGAGGACAATCCAGAAAAGAATGAGAGTTTCTGCCAGAGCAACATTTGCAAAGCCATCGTTCCTCGACTCAAAGACCTTCAAGACGTGTTATTAAACCCTCCAAAGAAAGCTGCGATCAAAACGACGGCCGAACACCTCGATCCTCCCTTCGGAAACACTCGCCTGCAAATTTGCCGCCTTATAACAGCACTTGCCGCCACTCGGGAGGCTCAGGTTTTATCCACCCTAGCAGAATTAGGCACCTTCGGCGTTTTACTG gatttGTTTTTTAAGTACAAGTGGAACAACTTCCTCCACTCTCAGGTCGAGTTTTGCATAACAATGCTGCTGCAAGTGCTGCCTTCTCCGGAAGACGCTCTTTTGAATCAAACGGTGGTGATCAAAAGCTCTGGATCGAGTCCCTCGACTCCGCCTGCAGAGCTTGCAGACGCGGGAGACGTTCCAAAGAAGGAGGTGGAGGAGAATGCGGAGGCGCCGCAGGTGGAGGAGGGGCAAAGCGGTGTTCCGGTTCCAGCTGTCGATTTAAATCCGCTTGTGATCAat TTGTTTGGTGAAAGTCGTCTGTTGGAGAGGATCATTGAGGCCTACAAAGAGGACGATGA CGGGTCATTATCTAAAGTTCGAAGCGGCTACTTCGGCCACTTGCTGCACATCTGCAACTGCGTAGCGCAGAACGTGACTGACGAGATGCTGGAGAGGCTGGTGCCGAGCGAGGAAACGCGGCGCCAATGGAACGAGCTGCTCGACGGGCAGATTTCCACGGTTAACAAGATACAATCAGAGTTCCTG GGAGGGCAGCACCCATCCAAAATGATTGAGTCTGAAGAAAATGATTACCCTATGATTCCATTTACGCAAGAAGAGACGGTTTTACAGAATTTCACAGAGTTGCTCAGTTGTTACAAGTCGTCGCCCTTTTCCGACGGCTCCTCCTACGACGACAACCAGTTCTTTGACGGAGACGATGTGTTGCA acaATGCAGTCTGGGTGAAATGAGAGTGAGAGAGGATCTGTTCTCAAACATGTGCAAAGAGAAGTCTGGTATTGAAGAGGACGATTTCGAGCACGAGCTCAACTTCAACTCGCCGACCTCGGCGAATCCGCCCGTTCTGAGAGCCCTGGACAGTGACGACAGCGACGAAGGCGAGCCCCCGCACACCTTTCCCGCCGCCCCACCGGCCAGCATGGAGGTGGACACTGTTGAcc cctGGGCTGATGCGGCCGAGGCGTCggacgccgccgccgtgaCCGAGGAGGACCCGTGGGGCGCGAGTGACGCTCCTGCAGAGAAGGAGAGCAGCGACCAAGACGGTTGGGCCAATTTCTGTGCCTTTTCATCCGCGACCGAAGCAGCCGTTGAAG TAAAAGACGTAGAAAATAATCAAGGTAGAGAGGCAGCTGAAAGCGCATCGGAAGATACAAATGCTAATCCCCCGTTTGACGTTTCCGATGAAAATTCTGAGCTTGTAGACAACTATAG ACCTTCGCCCAGGTTTCTTTCGCAAGGACTGATGTCTGCTGACGGTGCGGTGGCAGAATCGCCTGCAACTCCAAGTGATACCTCAGCTGAGCCGCAACAAGTGGACCAGCCGCAATCGCAAAGTCAAGAAATCCCTGTTTCAGA ttGCACAAAAACGTCGTCCTCGGCCGAAGGTGAAGGAAGCATTTAG
- the Membrin gene encoding probable Golgi SNAP receptor complex member 2 — translation MDILYYETSKLLLEVQQGFERFDKVFGPESDNLEKEIQARLDKATSNCERMESLVFREPVSRRQAVKFKVDQVKYDLQHHQASLRMLQHKKVQKIQEEQEREELLTRRFTTLASAEDTSINIDLSLQHHTALQGANRGMDDLLNSGSSILESMRDQRTVLKGARRKILDIAGTLGLSNTTIRYIEKRAAEDKVLLIAGMVITLLIILLTVKFIL, via the exons ATGGATATTCTATATTACGAGACTTCCAAGCTTCTTCTCGAAGTGCAACAGGGCTTCGAACGCTTTGACAAAGTCTTTGGACCCGAATCTGATAATTTGGAGAAGGAAATTCAGGCCCGACTGGACAAGGCCACAAG tAATTGCGAGCGAATGGAATCGCTGGTCTTTCGAGAACCTGTTTCTAGACGCCAGgcggtaaaatttaaagttgacCAAGTCAAGTACGACCTCCAACACCACCAA GCTTCCTTGCGAATGCTGCAACACAAAAAGGTGCAGAAAATCCAGGAGGAGCAGGAACGGGAGGAGCTTTTGACGCGGAGGTTCACAACCCTGGCAAGTGCCGAAGACACCAGCATCAATATTGACTTGTCCTTGCAACACCACACTGCCTTACAG GGTGCCAACAGGGGGATGGACGACCTGCTGAATTCAGGGTCGAGCATCCTGGAATCAATGCGGGACCAGCGGACGGTGCTGAAGGGCGCGCGGAGGAAGATTTTGGACATTGCAGGCACGCTCGGCCTGTCAAACACGACGATTCGCTATATCGAAAAGCGGGCCGCCGAGGACAAGGTGCTGCTGATCGCCGGCATGGTCATCACCCTGCTTATTATCCTGCTGACAGTCAAGTTTATCTTGTGA